In a single window of the Novosphingobium sp. IK01 genome:
- a CDS encoding phage tail assembly protein — translation MTDTPQLRTVTLDTPIQRGEQTIETVQIRKPRAGELRGLALVDLGQLKVDALGVLLPRITLPPLSPAEVANMDPADLLACGAEIGSFLLQKARRTDALAQ, via the coding sequence ATGACCGATACCCCCCAGCTCCGCACCGTCACGCTCGACACCCCGATCCAGCGCGGCGAACAGACCATCGAGACCGTTCAGATCCGCAAGCCCAGGGCGGGCGAGTTGCGCGGGCTGGCCCTGGTCGATCTGGGCCAGCTCAAGGTCGATGCGCTCGGCGTGCTGCTGCCGCGCATCACGCTGCCCCCGCTCAGCCCCGCCGAAGTGGCCAACATGGACCCGGCGGACCTCCTCGCCTGCGGCGCCGAGATCGGCAGTTTTTTGTTGCAGAAAGCGCGGCGCACGGATGCCCTCGCACAGTAG
- a CDS encoding GpE family phage tail protein, translating into MADVAVVFHWPPAAMEAMALSDLMGWRDHAARRSRSPETRTRR; encoded by the coding sequence ATGGCCGACGTGGCGGTCGTCTTCCACTGGCCGCCCGCCGCCATGGAGGCGATGGCCCTGTCCGACCTGATGGGCTGGCGTGATCATGCCGCCCGTCGGTCTCGCTCCCCGGAAACCCGAACGAGACGCTGA
- a CDS encoding phage major tail tube protein: MGLPRTLQNLMLFNEGQSYVGEVKTVTLPTLTRKLEEYRGGGMSAPVKLDMGMEALEMKSVFGGPERAMLRQFGVVRVNGVYLRFVGFYQQQDTGQSDTIEIVVRGRHAEIEMGDQELGSAADFTVTSALAYYKLIWNGRTEIEIDPLNMVQIVDGVDLMAQQRSALGLF; this comes from the coding sequence ATGGGATTGCCCCGCACGCTCCAGAACCTGATGCTGTTCAACGAAGGCCAGTCCTATGTGGGCGAGGTCAAGACGGTCACCCTGCCCACGCTCACCCGCAAGCTCGAAGAATACCGGGGCGGGGGCATGTCTGCCCCGGTCAAGCTCGACATGGGCATGGAGGCGCTGGAGATGAAGTCCGTCTTCGGCGGCCCCGAGCGCGCGATGCTGCGCCAGTTCGGCGTGGTGCGCGTCAATGGCGTCTACCTGCGCTTCGTCGGCTTCTACCAGCAGCAGGACACCGGCCAGAGCGACACGATCGAGATCGTCGTGCGCGGCCGCCATGCCGAGATCGAGATGGGCGATCAGGAACTCGGCTCGGCGGCGGATTTCACGGTCACCTCGGCGCTCGCCTACTACAAGCTCATCTGGAACGGCCGCACGGAAATCGAGATCGACCCGCTCAACATGGTCCAGATCGTCGATGGCGTCGACCTCATGGCGCAGCAGCGCAGCGCGCTCGGCCTGTTCTGA